ttgctcttatttaaatttaattcttttaatcatttttttcttaattaaaaatagagatcaaaaatgaaaattttcttgccatattactttccaccaatagagggcgtacacaaaaatatgcccaaagttcaagtttttgagcgctctggtaaATACAAAagttattcccaagttactaatgaaaaataaattgcaactgtatggaaattagtaattttggtcacaaaagtgatattttaatgattttttttaagtgtgtgcTCAGtgcaacattggcataccatagtcctacctgtagattccccacgggcagggtggtagcagtgaacaagtggtggACACCAGAAGTGGGATCCACGGCACTAGTAGAACTTCGAAATCCACTGCCAAATGCGGTTCATGGGTGCGAGGTTCTACTAGGCCTACCTCGCAATACGTGTCAGTGGGCTTGGGGCAAGTCACACTCAGATCGACACAGACAGTCTTAAGACTAGTGGGaggttagccccccccccccccccccgggagggGGGATGCAGTCAAATGTATCGCTGTACACAtgtgtgaccaaattatttctaaacaccccttaaacaagtttttttctctgtgtgcaaaattacctgctaaacaagttttttgtgggctttttttacacatttttggcCCCTGAACAAGTTTTCGCCAGAACATGACCCCAGGGgaaaagcttggggaaaaaatggCAAGTTTTccatgtcccctccactaaaattgaagttaacaaaaaaatatggaggAGATTTATCTagaattatctaacatatatcTAAGAGATTTTAGAATGAAGAGTTGGATACGTACCAAACTATGGCTTTGTTCCGTCAAAAATTTgagtgtgtgtaattcccaatAGGCGAATAGCATctgtttatttagtcagaaaaataaataccctaTACTCTTGAAGAGAAGACTAGTCGTAATATCGGTTGAACAAAagctgtggcaaaaatagtcaatcctgactggttgccaaccaaggaaagaagaagaagataaccGTTATGAAACCAatggctttcaacaattcctgctagctcagtgagtaaggcgacagagtggagatgcttcgttctgcagcgagaggttcgaatccaagttcccactggaagtaagaagaaaaaaaaaagaaagagaaagaagggttttggagaagtatttttttaaattagtggaggggacataagGAAGTCTTTCCGAAAAAAAACACCCCAAACACATTTGGccaatcttttgaaaaaaagccCTATGGTTATGATCTAACGTACAGTAGATAATAGCTTAACAGTAGATATGTTTGTGcttaaaaatttcaaataagTTTTAGCCCAAGGCATATTTATTATCTGTAGAAATCTAACGTAATAGAAACTGGCTTTGGCAGAAAATCGAGCATTCAAATCCTCTATAAAAAGTAAGCAACAACGAGAAAATGTCCAAATATGTTTTTGCCAACCCTACTTCAATACACAGATCGAGGACTTGATCTGCTCACATAGATCTACTACTCTCTATGAGGATTGAGGACAAGGTCATACAATCATGATAACCTGCATGGGAATTTCTATTGTCATTGTTATCTAATGAGGActtcaaagtcatgatattaaAATCTGCACAAatagaaattttcattttcatataaaaatacatacCAGTAGTATATGTTAGATTATGTGACATAATTTTTGCATGTTGTATTATCATGGATAGACCCTTTCAGATTTAGGCAGAAACTTTgactgttttttaaaaaaataagcaaaattttaaaatgtactACCGTTAtgttacatcaaattttgatgaaattatacaGTGGTATGCTTGTCTGGTTTTCCTCTTCATGGTTAAATAAAATTTCGTTGCAGTAGACTTTCCTTACAATTCACTCTCCAATACATTCACATGTATtactatatcttttgtttttcttttaatctatCAGGTCATCTTTGGGCCCATGTTCTCTGGTAAAACGTAAGTATTGACTTTTGCATTAAAAATGAGATTACCGGTATCATATCAATTGTCCATGTCATGTTGAAAATCTcactttcatgatttacaatgtAACTAAGGTACATGTAGGCTGATATGTGTGTGGCCATTTTGAAAGAATATGGTTTTGTGTTGTTGGTTTTTTGTATGTTCTCAATGAATTGGGGGCTGTGTGGTCAAGTGGTTAGAGGCAGAGCTTTGGATTGATGATTAAAAGGTTGTAGTTTGAAAGCCAGCTTGGCCTTTATTTCAACCAATTTCTATTGTCTATAAGGCCAGCCACTATGACTGGGCTGTAGAAActagaaaacattttcttttctttgtaataCCAGCTTGGTGTTTATGCAGCATTTAGCTTGTAGTGACTTGACTATATCTTTTTATATatcttcatatatatattctttcctTGTAGCTGCTGTAAGTTTGTATGACAGTTACTTCAACAGAAATTAATTGTGTATTTCTAATGTAAATTCCCTTGAggacccccccacacacacacacacaagggGGGGGGAGTAAATCATCTTATATATGTTGAAGGGGATTCCAACCTTAGTCATGAAATGGAGTGTGATGAGAGGAgagaaataataatagtaaaaaaaaacagaatggtgaaattTTGAAGGGAACAGTGTATTTTGTTATGGCTTTTTTAGAAATGAGATCATTACCTAGGACAAtgtcaatttcaaattggcaactctgTAACTAAGTTATGACAAATGAGACATTAGCCTATGGGATTCATGTTTTCTAATAAGTATCTTTTCCCCTGCAGCAGTAACCAAAATATAACATAGTTGTTCTCATGACATAAAAAGAAATTTCcagttaaaaaagaaaaaaaaacacagtttAGCCATTATGTGTATCAGAGCAGTTTACGTGTAGCCCTCTCCTTTCATCACTGACACCATCAATGCAACTAGTTAAAAGTGGTTACAACTTCTTACAACTTTAGAAAAgtcatatcttatttttttgtctgatattCAAACTTTCACCCATACATATATGGCTTTTCTTATTCCTCTGaagacaaattttcatttgggTTGAATTACACTTAGTATTCTATATTGACAATGAATTTTTAATTGAGAGAATCTATCTCTACTTTTTCCCAACTATATTTCAGAACTGAACTGATCAGGAGGATAAAGCGTTATCAGATTGCAAATCACTACTGTCTTCTCATCAAATACGACAAAGACACAAGATATGACAAGGATGGTGTAGCAACTCATGATAGGTGAGTGGTTCTAAACACTTATATGTATAGTAAACTGATATAAATTTCCTCAACTATTTTCCCTCCATATctcaatttcattatttgcaGGACGTACACATTAAAACTGTCTGGGtacttttattcattaaaaaaaaatcttgtcgtaaattattgtatttattgtgATGTAAACTTCTTTCTTTACCTTCACTTTGGACTGCTCACtacctttttcattattcagtaaaaaaaaaaaattaattgcttTGTTATTGCACAAGTGCctttggaagttttgaatattaacatttctCTATAAAATCTTTCTTATCTGCAAACTAGGCAAGTATGTAAAGCTACTTCTGCTAGCAATCTATCTTCAGTCATAGAGCTTGCTGAGGAGTATGAGGTCATAGGAATCGATGAAGGCCAATTTGTAAGTGCATTCTATTGAAATAAAtctgttcaattcttcttatttcctttcaaatttcttgaaaaatcgCCTTGAGCACagactctacagagtggatttgtaTGATACAagttcaaattattattattgtgttactattttgtctttcaaattctgtcttaaaaaaatgatactaaGTTTACTTTGTATCAAACTGATATTTTTCAGCTTTTCATGCAGCCATTATCTATTATACCTGTAATCACTTCTTGATTGTAATATTGCAGATCAAatcaagtatgaaataattgtAAGGATACATGTATGCTTCCCTTTGAATCTTTGATATGATAGTTATGGCTGGTGGTTGAATAATGAATATCCATCTAGCACTGCATGAAATTTCAGCAACTTCTCTTTATAGTCTCAAATTAATTGTTGAGTGACATGATTCTTACTATAATCTTAACTGTTATACATTCTCTTATTGATCTCTTGGTGGTCATTGCTGCATGAATTTAGCAGAACTCTTCATTGGCACCCCAGTCACAATCTCTGGAATGTATGTGTTAACATTTGGAATGTGTCTATATTATCCCTTTAGTTTCCTGATTGTGTGAAGTTTTGTGAAGAAATGGCCAACCTAGGCAAAATCATCATTGTAGCTGCATTAGACGGAACATTCCAGAGGAAGGTTGGTACCAAATAAACTGAACTACATgtcttcataaaaataaaaaaaaactattgagCATGCAGGTTCTATTTTTCAACTTTTGTTTCTTCTGATCAGAACTTCTGAACAATATATCatattgaagattttttttatctgcacTTTTGCCCATCAGAGCTTATGCAAATATCTTAGGGACAAGTGATTCTTTATTTGAAAATGGATTaaattattcacattttcctatattttcttatattccCTTGCAATATCTTATAACTTTTAACTgttgtattttttcttctaaataggGTTTTGGTGATATTTTAAATCTTGTACCACTTGCTGAAAGTGTCATCAAGCTCAACGCTGTCTGTATGCATTGCTATAACGAAGCTTCATATACCCGAAGGATAGGATGTGAAACAGCTGTAAgtcttcatacatgtatctcacaatTGTCTCTTACGTGTATACAACATTTCTTTGTGTTTCTAATAGAGGGGTCCACTTGTAAGCAAGCCTTTGATTTTCTGTTGCTGATTGACATACATTTACAGATAAATTGGTAACTTTATATAAAGAAGtaaaatgattgattttttttttgaatataTGCAGTCCTATTTATCAGAAAATAAAGTATTACAGCtaagatttttatgtttttctggGTGACATTGGCTTCACAgtgattaatattttatgcaaaatattttgcaaaatcaaatattttcaacagTAAATCTatataaattgcattttttttctttttcttagaATAGATTGGCAGTCACACATGAACATCCATTCCACAAAATGATCCACTTCATTGAATCATTCATTTATATGGGCTGTCATTACATAGAAATCCCTGACAAATGTGTTCTTGTTGCTTGCTTAACATACACTTTGTGCCAGGATGattattgattaatattttttttatttttttttattcctaccCTGTCCAGGTGGAGGTCATAGGGGGCGCTGATAAGTACATGGCCGTCTGCCGTGACTGTTACTTGCTCAGTCCGAGTAAGATCAATGATAACAGTATACAAACCCCCATCACGCTAGATACAACACACAAAGCCAACAAACAAGGGAGGCGATTATTCCAATCTCCCAGTAGTGATGGAGAGTCAAGCATGTCACCTTGACTATGGTGAAGTTTGGTTTTTAATTAGTTTCTAGAATttaaattgtaattattatgaaTTCAATCTTTCACCATTTTACATACTTGTtatcttttttaatcattgttcaGGTAGAAAATGACTTAAAAAGTAATGCTgttcatgattttcttttttaatgcatACATGTGAGTAGTTTGACAGACTGTTGGACAGTAATTTGCTTAAAAGCAACTTTCAAATGAATTAAGTTGTCAGGAACCTTATGGGAAGTCAAACCCAAGAAGGTTTTTgataaaagagaagaagaaagaaaggcagaaactcattaaaaattgatgaaattcaAGAGTAATCAATTTTGTGATGCCTCATGTAATCTGACCTCCCAAtgtccctttttttattacaatttaaaGAACTTATGAAGATTATTTGGAATATGTGTTTAATTATCACATCAAAATCATTTGAGTTTCTTGGAGATAACTGCAGTTGTTGAATTCATAGTTGGGCCTTCATACATGTGGGAGTGCAGCTTATGTACAACATCACAAAAATAAGACAATGATAACTATCACAAATCTGGTATTactttccattaaaaaaattattaatctGCATTTTTTCTGCATTTATGGAAACTTACTTTAATAttagggtgaactttccctttgaaATGATAACATATAATGTCCTAATTTGACCTGGGAATAATTTAATGAAgcttgtcagttttttttttcattctctggTGATTACCACAGTAACAGTGAGAGACCAATcaatgcttctcagccaatcaaaattgagGAACTGACTGAAATTAAATGATGACAACATTCACGTAACACACCCTGATATCAGAACAGACAAAGATTGGCATTGGTAGCTATGTAAGACTATTTTTCAATTcaagaatatcaaaattaatattcatgtcTTCATAGCGTTCAGATGTATTGTTTGAAAGTACTTATCAAAACGGTTGAGATGGATTATTATTTGGTATTTGTATTCTTAATCCACTTTGTTCACTGTAGTATCAAATAGTACTCGGCAATGGTCAAcacaatatattttactttccACCCTTAGTTTGTATTGATTCTATTCTTCATCGAAAATGCCTGATTAAATACTTCTACCTCATTCATACAAATACAGTGTACTATGCATTATTGTTCAGGAACCAAATCTGGAATGAGATAAGATTCTGTATTTGTCTCTGGGGTGCTCGTCCAGTTCTGCCACTTCTTTGTTTGGCACTTTGAAGAAAAGATGAACAGTGATTGAATTTCAACAATTCCTCTGAAGTGCACCTGTTCAATTATCAGTAAATCTCAGTGTTGTCCTATAAACTCCAGTGTTTGTTGATGCATTTTTGTCATCCAATCtgggaaaaaaaaacctcattCATGAAACGTGTTTGAATCTATTGACAAGAGGCTAGCTATAGTCCATGAATGATAGTTACCAACCACAAAACTGTACATACagtcagagctgccaagtagtactgattttcagtatttagtactgaaaaatgagaagaatactgatggtttcatgcaaaatactgatttctcaagtttcagttttatgtgttgtcctatggtatttctttgaaaatactgatttcctcaccaaaaatactgaaatgttcttgttcaggttggcagctctgtacag
This genomic window from Lytechinus variegatus isolate NC3 chromosome 10, Lvar_3.0, whole genome shotgun sequence contains:
- the LOC121422361 gene encoding thymidine kinase, cytosolic-like, encoding MMSCVDTIDGMRHGHRNKGQIQVIFGPMFSGKTTELIRRIKRYQIANHYCLLIKYDKDTRYDKDGVATHDRQVCKATSASNLSSVIELAEEYEVIGIDEGQFFPDCVKFCEEMANLGKIIIVAALDGTFQRKGFGDILNLVPLAESVIKLNAVCMHCYNEASYTRRIGCETAVEVIGGADKYMAVCRDCYLLSPSKINDNSIQTPITLDTTHKANKQGRRLFQSPSSDGESSMSP